A window of Pseudodesulfovibrio hydrargyri contains these coding sequences:
- a CDS encoding cytochrome c biogenesis CcdA family protein: MDQVFILINQWMTGGVLLGAIGCFLWGMVSVLFSPCHLASIPLIVGYVAGQDKVIEGRQASVYALLFTSGLFITIAAIGVVCSLLGRMLGDVGPYWTIVVGLVLLWVALDMLGVSRCALSGGLMARLKLKGMSGAFVIGLAYGVLSGSCTFGFIAPILAVITVQEKILTGVVFILLFATGHCIPIAVAGGSTAMVKKLLANSAWQRGGMVFRRLAGGLIALLGLYFIAQPFFGAA, encoded by the coding sequence ATGGACCAGGTATTCATCCTCATCAACCAATGGATGACGGGCGGGGTGCTGCTCGGCGCGATCGGGTGCTTTCTCTGGGGTATGGTCAGCGTCCTGTTCAGCCCCTGCCATCTGGCGTCCATCCCGCTTATCGTGGGATACGTGGCGGGCCAGGACAAGGTCATCGAGGGGAGACAGGCCTCGGTCTACGCCCTGCTGTTCACCTCCGGCCTGTTCATCACCATCGCGGCCATCGGCGTGGTCTGTTCACTGCTGGGCCGCATGCTCGGCGATGTGGGGCCTTACTGGACCATCGTCGTGGGGCTGGTGCTCCTCTGGGTCGCCCTGGACATGCTCGGCGTGTCCCGGTGCGCCCTGTCCGGCGGATTGATGGCCAGGCTGAAGCTGAAGGGGATGTCCGGCGCCTTCGTCATCGGGCTGGCCTACGGCGTGCTGTCGGGGTCCTGCACTTTCGGCTTCATCGCCCCCATCCTCGCCGTCATAACGGTACAGGAAAAGATCCTCACCGGCGTCGTCTTCATCCTCCTCTTCGCTACCGGGCACTGCATCCCCATCGCCGTGGCCGGCGGCTCGACCGCCATGGTCAAGAAGCTGCTCGCCAATTCGGCCTGGCAGCGCGGCGGGATGGTCTTTCGCCGTCTGGCAGGCGGGCTGATCGCCCTTCTCGGGCTCTACTTCATCGCCCAGCCGTTCTTCGGTGCGGCATAG
- a CDS encoding CTP synthase C-terminal region-related (seleno)protein — MKKVALIAEYDPSFEPHVATERALRHSADGAGLEIKGDWISTEDLGPELYSEYQGLWIGPGSPYRNMRKTLEVIRYARENDVPLLGTCGGFQHVILEIARNMLGFKEAEHAEYDPYASDLFISELACSLAGREMALSLTQGSRAAALYGSTRTTERYYCNFGVNPAYVEELKKAPIRVSGSDAEGEIRVVEIPAHRFFIATLFVPQARSTRSCPHPLVDGFVKAVSAPLTRFS, encoded by the coding sequence ATGAAAAAAGTCGCCTTGATCGCCGAATACGACCCGTCCTTCGAACCCCACGTCGCCACGGAGCGGGCCCTGCGCCACTCCGCCGACGGTGCCGGGCTCGAAATAAAAGGAGACTGGATATCGACCGAAGACCTCGGCCCCGAACTGTACAGCGAGTACCAGGGGCTCTGGATCGGTCCCGGCAGCCCCTACAGGAACATGCGGAAAACCCTTGAGGTCATCCGGTATGCCCGGGAAAACGACGTCCCGCTGCTGGGGACCTGCGGCGGATTCCAGCACGTCATCCTGGAAATCGCCCGAAACATGCTGGGCTTCAAGGAAGCGGAACACGCGGAGTATGATCCCTACGCCAGCGACCTGTTCATCTCCGAGTTGGCCTGTTCCCTGGCCGGAAGGGAAATGGCCCTTTCCCTCACCCAGGGGTCACGGGCGGCGGCCCTGTACGGAAGCACGCGGACGACCGAACGCTATTACTGCAACTTCGGCGTCAACCCCGCGTATGTCGAGGAATTGAAGAAAGCGCCCATCCGGGTCAGCGGTTCGGACGCCGAGGGGGAAATCAGGGTCGTGGAGATACCGGCGCACCGATTCTTCATCGCCACCCTGTTCGTGCCTCAGGCGCGTTCCACCCGATCCTGTCCGCACCCGCTGGTGGACGGCTTCGTCAAGGCGGTCAGTGCGCCGCTCACCCGTTTCTCTTGA
- the purU gene encoding formyltetrahydrofolate deformylase, with translation MTESKESTVRLLITCPDQPGIVAAVSGYLHRKNANIIHSDQHSTDPEGGRFFMRNEFFLPGLDMDGLDELRREFAEEVTNGFVMDWSLNPVWVPKKMVILCSKVDHALMELLWRWKRGDLETEVAMVISNHPTLRREVENFDVPFHHVPVGPSLRDKVSAEDAMIELMDGQADLIVLARYMQILTSDFVKRFANRIINIHHSFLPAFVGADPYRRAHERGVKLIGATAHYVTEKLDEGPIIEQDVIRVTHSHDVDDLKRLGGDIERHVLARAVKWHLEDRVIVDGNKTIVFRR, from the coding sequence ATGACCGAATCCAAGGAAAGCACCGTCAGGCTGCTGATCACCTGCCCGGACCAGCCCGGCATCGTCGCCGCGGTCTCCGGCTACCTGCACCGCAAGAACGCCAACATCATCCACTCGGACCAGCACTCCACCGACCCCGAGGGCGGCCGGTTCTTCATGCGCAACGAGTTCTTCCTGCCCGGCCTGGACATGGACGGCCTGGACGAACTGCGCCGCGAGTTCGCCGAGGAGGTCACCAACGGCTTTGTCATGGACTGGTCCCTGAACCCGGTCTGGGTGCCCAAGAAGATGGTCATCCTCTGCTCCAAGGTGGACCACGCCCTGATGGAGCTGCTCTGGCGCTGGAAGCGCGGCGACCTGGAGACCGAGGTGGCCATGGTCATCTCCAACCACCCGACCCTGCGCCGCGAGGTGGAGAATTTCGACGTGCCCTTCCACCACGTGCCCGTGGGCCCGTCCCTGCGCGACAAGGTCTCGGCCGAGGACGCCATGATCGAGCTCATGGACGGCCAGGCCGACCTCATCGTGCTGGCCCGGTACATGCAGATTCTGACCTCGGATTTCGTCAAGCGCTTCGCCAACCGGATCATCAACATCCACCACTCGTTCCTGCCCGCCTTCGTGGGCGCGGACCCGTACCGCAGGGCGCACGAACGCGGCGTCAAGCTCATCGGGGCCACGGCCCACTACGTCACCGAGAAACTGGACGAGGGCCCGATCATCGAGCAGGACGTCATCCGCGTGACCCACAGCCACGACGTGGACGACCTGAAGCGGCTCGGCGGCGACATCGAACGCCACGTCCTGGCCCGGGCCGTGAAGTGGCACCTGGAGGACCGGGTCATCGTGGACGGCAACAAGACCATCGTCTTCCGCCGCTGA
- a CDS encoding thioredoxin family protein, with the protein MALSAAPAGAQEPGAPVPAAELISGEPHSMPIAGMITMVDIGAHSCIPCKMMTPIIEELSTEYEGRAAIAFIDVWKHRAEASKYGVTTIPTQIFYDTQGKERYRHVGYLDKQSIVAKLAELGVE; encoded by the coding sequence ATGGCCCTTTCCGCCGCCCCTGCCGGAGCGCAGGAGCCCGGCGCGCCGGTCCCGGCGGCCGAACTTATTTCCGGCGAGCCCCACTCCATGCCCATAGCGGGAATGATCACCATGGTGGACATCGGCGCGCATTCCTGCATCCCCTGCAAGATGATGACCCCTATCATCGAGGAATTGTCCACGGAGTACGAAGGGCGTGCCGCGATCGCCTTCATCGACGTGTGGAAGCACCGGGCAGAGGCGTCCAAATACGGCGTCACCACGATACCGACGCAGATATTCTACGACACGCAGGGCAAGGAACGGTATAGGCACGTCGGTTATCTGGACAAGCAGAGCATCGTCGCCAAGCTGGCCGAGCTGGGCGTTGAATAG
- a CDS encoding DJ-1/PfpI family protein codes for MKKVAIILTQGFADWEYGLIAGAGGPFYGLDIRFFAPTAGEIRSMGGLSADIPEGVEAIRAWSPGVIAVIGGTIWETDDAPVLDDLLLAHHSRGGVVAGICGGTLALARAGLLDNVRHTSNDADYLHRHAPGYAGSELFQPAPEAVTDNRVITAPGTAPVGFATAVFESAGLVRDAAEAFRRMLAAEHAGGAGK; via the coding sequence GGAATACGGCCTCATCGCCGGGGCGGGCGGGCCGTTCTACGGCCTGGACATCCGTTTTTTCGCGCCGACGGCGGGCGAAATCCGCTCCATGGGCGGCCTGTCGGCCGACATCCCGGAAGGGGTGGAGGCGATCCGCGCATGGTCGCCCGGGGTGATCGCCGTCATCGGCGGAACCATCTGGGAGACCGACGACGCCCCGGTCCTCGACGACCTGCTCCTGGCCCACCATTCGCGCGGCGGGGTCGTGGCGGGCATCTGCGGCGGCACGCTGGCCCTGGCCAGGGCCGGGCTTCTGGACAACGTCCGGCACACCTCAAACGACGCGGACTATCTCCACCGCCACGCGCCGGGCTACGCCGGTTCGGAACTGTTCCAGCCCGCGCCCGAGGCGGTCACCGACAACCGGGTGATCACCGCGCCCGGCACGGCCCCGGTGGGTTTCGCCACGGCGGTCTTCGAGAGCGCCGGACTGGTCCGCGACGCGGCCGAGGCGTTCCGGCGCATGCTGGCAGCGGAGCACGCCGGAGGCGCCGGGAAGTGA
- a CDS encoding zinc-ribbon domain-containing protein — MITCTKCGTKSSDDTLACPKCGNKLQSSRRAAPDNGARTDAPLEPFRHHGVPGDLMRSLKRMLEAWAYVLILAGVAASCIVYRIWWPLYPAVAFIALLLWLRKV, encoded by the coding sequence GTGATCACCTGCACCAAATGCGGAACCAAGAGCTCCGACGACACCCTGGCCTGTCCCAAATGCGGCAACAAGCTCCAATCCTCCCGCCGCGCCGCCCCGGACAACGGAGCCCGAACCGACGCGCCCCTGGAGCCCTTCCGCCACCACGGCGTGCCCGGCGACCTCATGCGCTCCCTCAAGCGCATGCTCGAGGCCTGGGCCTACGTCCTGATCCTCGCCGGCGTGGCCGCGTCCTGCATCGTCTACAGAATCTGGTGGCCCCTCTACCCCGCCGTCGCCTTCATCGCCCTCCTGCTCTGGCTGCGAAAGGTGTAG
- a CDS encoding D-sedoheptulose 7-phosphate isomerase produces the protein MSESALQKVMDHASAGLAARKAFFDTKAELVVEIARAMAVCLAGGGKVMFCGNGGSAADSQHLAAEFTNRFRMERPPLPGLALTTDTSALTAIGNDYSFDEVFSKQLLALGRPGDILVGFSTSGTSTNIIRAMREAKRNDIVTVGMTGQSGAEMASVSDFLVTVPSGDTAVIQEIHIAAGHMFCHLVDHFLFEAVAELTPYLPEPRG, from the coding sequence ATGTCTGAATCCGCTTTGCAGAAAGTGATGGATCACGCCTCGGCCGGGCTGGCCGCGCGCAAGGCCTTTTTCGACACCAAGGCGGAGCTGGTGGTCGAGATCGCCCGTGCCATGGCCGTGTGCCTGGCCGGGGGCGGCAAGGTCATGTTCTGCGGCAACGGCGGGTCCGCCGCCGACAGCCAGCACCTGGCCGCCGAATTCACCAACCGGTTCCGCATGGAGCGTCCGCCCCTGCCGGGGCTGGCCCTGACCACCGACACCTCGGCCCTGACCGCCATCGGCAACGACTACAGCTTCGACGAGGTCTTTTCCAAACAGCTCCTCGCCCTGGGACGGCCCGGCGACATCCTGGTGGGCTTCTCCACCTCGGGCACCAGCACCAACATCATTCGGGCCATGCGCGAGGCCAAGCGCAACGACATCGTCACCGTGGGCATGACCGGCCAGAGCGGCGCGGAGATGGCCTCCGTGTCCGACTTCCTGGTCACCGTGCCCTCGGGCGACACCGCCGTCATCCAGGAGATCCACATCGCGGCCGGACACATGTTCTGCCACCTGGTGGACCACTTCCTGTTCGAGGCCGTGGCCGAACTGACCCCTTACCTGCCGGAACCCCGGGGATAG
- a CDS encoding LysR family transcriptional regulator has translation MLPDLNRLKVFHFIFTEKSVAGAARKLHVSPSAVSQALNKLEGEMDVVLFTRSPSALVPTYAGEQLARMIGPFLRDLDTGVARLQQARQVPSGMLRIGSPIEFGNAYLPAIMAGFRESYPEVTFTLKLADTAELLSMVRNGVVDFGLVDDFFLRDRLEGGMGPCAAEPLIDEEVVLACSREYYEKAIAGDHSFAHLAGREFVAYRESSLTLAGWFLHHFGKPCAGLNRVLFADSHQAIISGIRAHLGLGVIASHLVRKELAAGSIVPIRTGAREIVNTISLAQLLDKIPNLTERTFLGYLRNDVFGPDGLLDFSGAA, from the coding sequence ATGCTTCCCGATCTCAACAGGCTCAAAGTCTTTCATTTCATATTCACGGAGAAAAGCGTGGCCGGGGCGGCGCGGAAGCTGCACGTCTCGCCTTCGGCCGTAAGCCAGGCCCTGAACAAGCTGGAAGGGGAAATGGACGTGGTCCTGTTCACGCGTTCGCCGAGCGCGCTGGTGCCCACCTATGCGGGCGAACAGCTCGCCCGCATGATCGGGCCCTTTCTCCGCGATCTCGACACGGGGGTCGCCCGTCTGCAGCAGGCCCGGCAGGTCCCTTCGGGGATGCTCCGGATCGGCTCGCCCATCGAATTCGGAAACGCCTATCTGCCCGCGATTATGGCCGGTTTCAGGGAATCCTACCCCGAGGTGACCTTTACCCTCAAACTCGCCGACACGGCGGAACTCCTGTCGATGGTCCGCAATGGCGTCGTGGACTTCGGCCTGGTGGACGATTTCTTTCTCCGGGATCGGCTGGAAGGAGGGATGGGACCCTGCGCCGCTGAACCGCTGATAGACGAAGAGGTCGTCCTGGCCTGTTCAAGGGAATATTATGAAAAGGCCATCGCGGGCGACCATTCGTTCGCTCACCTGGCGGGGCGGGAATTCGTCGCCTACCGGGAATCCTCGTTGACCCTGGCGGGCTGGTTTCTCCACCATTTCGGAAAACCGTGCGCCGGGCTGAACCGCGTGCTGTTCGCCGACAGCCATCAGGCGATCATCTCCGGGATACGGGCCCATCTGGGGCTGGGAGTGATCGCTTCGCATCTTGTGAGGAAGGAGTTGGCGGCGGGGAGCATCGTCCCGATCAGGACCGGGGCACGCGAAATAGTCAACACCATCTCCCTGGCGCAGCTGCTCGACAAGATTCCCAACCTGACGGAACGGACCTTTCTCGGCTATTTGCGGAACGACGTGTTCGGGCCCGATGGATTACTGGACTTTTCGGGTGCCGCCTAG